ACCCCAATCTACCTCTAGATGTCCTTGCTCAATTGGCGGAAGATAAGAAGATTCGTGTAAGATGGCGGGTTGCTAGTAACCCCAATACGCCTCTAGATCTTCTTGCCCAATTAGTGGAAGATGAGGATTCCGATGTAAGGCTGGCTGTCGCTAGGAATCCTAAGACGCCTCTAGATCTTCTTGCCCAATTAGTGGAAGATGAGGATTCCGATGTAAGGCTGGCTGTCGCTAGCAATCCTAAGACGCCTCTAGATCTTCTTGCCCAACTGGCGAAGGATAGCGACCGCAATGTCATTCTAAGCTTATCTCTTAATGACAACCTAAGTAAAGAATTGATCAGAAACCTAGCAGATATAAGATCCCTGGATCCAGTCACGCAAATTGAGGTTTTAAATAGACTAGTTCTGCATCCAAATGCCGATTTGGAATTTAAAGACACTCTCCTATATAGAGAGTTTAATCTGTCTTTTTAGATCTAAATACAGCGTTCTAAAAGTTATTAGACTATTCGGGTATGGGAAGACCTGTTAAGTTGAGAGTGGTTGTGACCAAGGACGAGCATCACCAATTGATGACCCTCACTCGGCAAGGTCAAAGCAATGCTCGAGGTAGTGCTCCAAGAAACGGCGATTAGGGGTTGACAGGGCCGAAGTTCTGGAAACGGAGATTATAAGCGATGAGGACGAGCGCGACCTTCAACCGCAAGCTCCACATGGTTTTCACCTGTCCCCAACGCAAGCCACGCCCTGCCACTGAAGAGAAGGCAGATTCGATAGCTTTTCTCGCGGCGTGGTATTCGTCCCTCCAGCGCAGATCAGGATATCGAGCATTCGTTTTGGGCGGCGTAATGTAGCCCCCACCCACATAGGCTTTGTCACCGATGATTTTCGGCCCACCGTAGGTGGGCCAATCGGCATTCATCTGCTCACCCGCATTCAGATCATGCTCGTGAGCGGGCCGGATCAGGTATCGCACAATGCGTCCATTGGGAAGCGCCCAGGCATGCAACTTGAAACCATAAATCATGCCCTGAGTGGTGAAGCCGAAACTGGCCTGTGGAAATTTTGGAGTTGCTCCCGATGTGCGTAGACGAGCTTAAGCGACACGGCCTTCCTTGGCAAGCTGCCTGTTCTCGAATTGCTGTGGACTCAGGTACCCAAGTGTGGAG
This portion of the Deinococcus fonticola genome encodes:
- a CDS encoding HEAT repeat domain-containing protein, which encodes QVGLIQNLWANGRRNALTPLRCWKSAGRWFYVLSHKVCQAVRDLEVRRAVARNPKTPLDLLAQLAEDKKIRVRWGVASNPNTPLNILTRLAEDEDSYVRRDVASNPKTPLDLLNQLVEDEDSDVRLAVLSNPNLPLDVLAQLAEDKKIRVRWRVASNPNTPLDLLAQLVEDEDSDVRLAVARNPKTPLDLLAQLVEDEDSDVRLAVASNPKTPLDLLAQLAKDSDRNVILSLSLNDNLSKELIRNLADIRSLDPVTQIEVLNRLVLHPNADLEFKDTLLYREFNLSF